AACGTCTGTACTAGTAATTGATATAGACGGTTCTAAAATATTAGAACTATTTATACAAATGATAATTACATACAATTTCAGTAACGAGTCATCTGTattttgtacagatggttcgaAAAGTTATCTAGCCCGAGATTTTtaaatcatatatataaataatttcTCTAAGTAGTGAGACCGCTCAATCAACATGGTGACACACTCCATTTTGTGAACAGTGAAAGAATAATAAATCAAGGGCCCAGCTATAGATAggctatgcatgcatgcacgcagcTTTGTAGTATCATTTCCTCAATATCACGTGTGTTCTTCCAAAAGCACATCCAATcacctttgatttttttttttcttttcgtcAATAGATGCATCAATCGATGGATGCAACCGCCACAAGAAGACGTAGGCATCTACAGGAATTTAGATCCCTTAGATCTTTGCCAATTAATCCACTTCATTAATCTTCTCCTGTTTCTCAAATATATCTACACTTGTCTGCATGTCCATCTCCATTCTCCAAgaattaattatttttcttcCCCTTATCTCAATTATTGGCATAagtttttaaaagaaaatattattaaCCTTACTATTGCTACCTCAAAATTTCCTACTATATAATAATCCCGTTTGAAACACacgattcttttttttttttctaaaatcctACAAGAATATAATTGAACTTCTTATCGTGAAATTTCTGCGTTCCAAACAGGCGCAAAAACAAGCCAAAGTAGGCAAGTAGTAGCTGGTATATATGTATCAAAGTTGTGAAGAACACTGTACAATTAGGTACACTAAAGGAACCTAGAAAGCCAATAGTCAAACACAGTAACCATGCATGATTCAGTCTAGAAAGAAAACAAGCATATGCAGTACAGAGTTTGTTGACACGGCAATTCAGATCGATCGAGTTGGTTAGTTGTTTGTTGCATGGCATCTGCAACGGCAGGATCGACCAACAGCTACGTACGTACTAGCCCCCTGCAACTGAAAGCAAGGAAAGGGCAAAAAAAAACTTGCTACTGGTGAAAAAGAGTTAGGTTGGAATTACTGGCAAAATTTGCTATATGACATGATTGTTTTAATGTATGCTATCGGACACTACTAAAATGTGTTTATTTGCTAAAACACATCGAgctaattaaaatataatatttcgCTGATGAGGAGGGAGAACAATTTCAAAATGCCCTCGGTACCCTTCCGCATTACTGGGCTCACGCGTCATCATATCTCTCTcgttccttttttctttcttcttatgtCACCCTTTGATCTCTCCTCTTCATTCCATCATTGCAGCTGGCCAGTCGGTGAGACCACATGGCACCATGGACGAGGTCGCCATCCTAGCCGCCTCCCTTCCTTCTCCCTCACTGGGAACCGAAGGAGTAGGCCACGGTGAGCTCTTCCATCACCTCCCTGAACCCCCTCACCGAATGGAGTtagtcgtgcgccgccttcttctccaacacCGGTCGCTGAGCTCCCCGTTAATCGACTGCCTTGCTCTGACCATCCGCCGTACAAGCCGATCCTACCACGAGGTTGCTCGCGAGCCAGTGAGCCTCCAAcacccttctctccctcctcccctcgCTGTAGCGCATCGCCACCGCCCACCGGAGCTCGACGACCGCCATACGCCATGGCCGTTGTCGGTCATGCTCCCACCGTCACATGTCGCCGCCTACACTCTAGACTCCCCGTCGCGCCCTGGTGTCATCCTCCTGGGCGAGACCCTCCACACCCCGGAGGAGGCACTGGAGGGCGACGGCTTTCGCTGCTACTCGGGAGGGCCGCGAGGGAGGAGTAGGAGGGCGCTGACCAGGTTGTACCAGGCGAGTGCAATGGAGGCTGAGCCAAGCGATAGGTGAACCATGGTACGCGTGCATGAGGAGCAGCATTAGCCAGAGCAGAGCCGCACCTGAGTGTCCCTTGCGTGCGCCATCCTGGCCTCCCCATCGTGACACGCCTCATGCGCCACCGGGTTGGGTCTCTCTCGATCGGCGCCGCACCTCTCACTCGCGCCTCTCCGGTCGGCCACCTCCCCACCCCAACTCCTCTCTACCCCTAATGTGCCCTCAcctccctccctcttcctcccttgtggcctcctctccctccgatctctctctcctttctctgtGAGCCGCACGAATAGAAGTTGTCAGCCTTATCTTTTGGCACCCCTCCTCATACTACCATGAGGGCCCACATACCggcaaaggagaagaagaaaaactaaCTTGTGGGCCCCACCTTAAGCAAAGGTAAAATAGATTTTTCACatcctttctctctcctcacAAGCAGGAAATTACTATTTTAATGACTAAAATGTGTTCAGATAAATAATCACATTTTAGTAGTGTCCGACATCacacattaaaaaaatagtgtCTTGTGACAGAAGCCACACTTTTGCGAGAAAAATGGTACTATATGTGCATAATTCTCATTGATTATTTAGCACCAGAAAAATGGGTACTATCTTGTGACAAAATCGACGAAGATGATTGGAtttgcgagaaaaatgggtacTATATGTGCATAATTCTCATTGATTATTAGCACCAGAAAGAGCCCTGGTTTTAGGAGAGAGGTCAGTGTCTAAATTAGTGAAGGAGGTGCCGTGCAGGCGGTTGCTCTCTTTCTACATGTGGGCACAACTCAACTGGCAACTTCTTCCAAGATCGATCATGGTTCAGAGATTGCAATAATACATGCAAGTATAGATGCTTTCCCAAATTTTGTTTTGGCCATCAGGCCATGCATGCACATGAATACATGGTCGATCTTCCATAGTTCTATGTACAGAAATCTCTATACATTTCTGTTCCTGTGTAAGTTACTCGATACGGGTAGATCAAGTATATATTGCTAGCTAGTACGTAGCCAGCATTCATCAGTTGAGTAGTTACAGTTGCACCAAATAACTTTCATCATTTCGTGCTTACAGCATCTCAAGAGGCCTTCTATCCCACCCTACATCTCATCCTCCAcccattttctccaaaaaaaaaaaaaaacctttaaCAGAAGCTAGCTACTTTGCAGAGCCATCCCCACGCCATTCTCCTGTAGAGTGACGAGAGAGGCCAACAGGCAGCTTTTGCTTCAAAAAGTTATATCTTCTCTCCTCTTTCATAAATTCAAAAAGTGATTTTTGTAGAGCTCTTAAAATCACAACGATTTTTGTAcaaatagaataaataacaaagaatccattttaactagttcccactaaaaatatattacaaattttaaatgaaaattctcctaATTCGACTATTTTTGTACATCGCTTGAATTCTTAGGGCACgaatttaattcccaaaaattaggTAAAATTCATcaatattcatataaactaatttactaatttctaaaattattgacaACCCTACGTTGCATAGTGTTTTTTTAAGTTCCTTAACATCTCATCAATTTCACATTAAGTTTTAAATTGTTCGTAATTTGTTGGGAAATTCTTTCTCTTTTAAATAGTTGCTCAAAGTTGATGACTTCTGACCTTGTTCCGTGAAATGATAAGTTCAATGTTATACTCGCTCATAGTATACACGTTTCACATAATGACAACCTTTGAAATGCTGGGTGGGGATTATGCATCTCTtgtacttcatcattttttATGGGGGATGTTTTGAGTTAATCTCTTTTAGTTAGTTTGGAACTTCAATCAAGAACTAACCTCTGAAatattgttagttatagaatactattaaaaaataggaGAGAATATGTAAGATGAAATATGGATGTGCTATTGGAGTGACGAAGTAATATGGAGGGAGAATCTTTATAGATGTCAATCCATATGAGAATATGGATGATGTATTATAGATGTTCTGTTGAAGTTGCTCTTACGACCACATATGCTTAACTTTGCAAAAACAGAAGTCCTTTACGCTGAAGACCATGATCACAGTTAGTTtttatacacacacatacaacGAGTCTATTTTGCGTCTTGGCGCAAAACAGACCTGCGTCGTGCCACTGCGACTGACCAAGCTAGCCTTTTCCCACGCGTGCCCTAGTTACAATTCTAAAAACTGTTAGTTACAATCCGCTAGACAGACCAGTTGCAACCATATACACATCATCCCACCGACCAGAGCATGCATGCGgggatttttttgttgattcgaatcgttaaaatgcaatatatCTAGAACCGCATACTGAGACAACCGAGTTACAACATActgaacaatatagttacaacattgcTGATTGCAATATGGTCGTAATTAGTTATAATCAATACTGGACAGGTAAGTTGTAATCTCGTTATACATATAATTATAACCGCTCTATGACTATAGTAACTGATCTATCTTGTGAATtacaactatactattttttggaTTGAAACTGGGAGAGTGTGTAGAGGTGAATAAGTTATGATCACATAAAAAACATAACTACGATTAGAGAAGATACcgagttacgatcatatatatttataataactGATATATCTTATAAATAataactatactgcttttagATTGTAACTAAGAATGGATGCAGATGTGAACTATATTGCACTTagacacataatatatatatatacacacacgacGAATCTATTTTACGTCTAGCCGCAACAGTGAACTATGTTGCACCACCTCAATTACGACTAAAAAACTAGTATATGTATGGGTGATATACTAATAACCAAGTGTTCGATCAGGACACGCTCTAAAAGAAGGGAATAAAACTTGATTAGTTTTCCATGCTGCATGTGATGGTGACCAAGACGTGCCAACGCGCGATCGTACCAACCCATGCAGAATTGCAGAGTGCTTCAGGTTGAAGCGTCGCACCGACGCTGCTACTGCCCACTGCTCAGTAGTAGAACTCGCGGCAAGATCCTTGTTCTGGCAACCAATTGGATTCTAAGTAGTTGACAAACTGAATAAATTGAGGTAGAATTAACCGTACAATTAGTCACTGCTCACTAGTAACACTAATCAAATGCAGAAATAGCTAGCGCGACAAGAACATGTCAGAAAAAATGTATGAGTGAATGCTTTCTAGCTAGGACTGCCGGGTACTGGTGTAATTGATTTGCCAAACGAAGAAAGATATGTGATGTGAtccaaaggaaaggagagaggcgGTGTAAGTGTAACTAGCTAACTGCTCGACTATTTGGATGAGTCGCAATAGCAATGGTCCCTTTGCTTCTGTCACCAAACGGCCTGCGTCGTTTCCTCTCCTCTGACGGCGACTAGACCATGCAACTGCAACTCCCCCGTCCGCATGATTCTGTACGCAACTGGTGAACAAGTCTCTGCCGTCCGCACAATTCTGTACCCAGATATGTTGTTAATTAATTATGATTCAGTGTTTAAGTTCAGACTTGGGATACTAGCCTTAAGCAGCAGACTAGTTGGTTGCaacttgctctctctctctctctttatatatatatgcaccgCAGCATGCAGCAGATGGAAACAACCCAGCTCCAGgcctccagctccagctccggCTCCAACTCCAACTGGTGCTCGGAGACTTGATGATGCCTTCCCCTCGCGATGTCCATCTCCTCAGCCTGCTGGTGCTTGCCATGGCGATGGTGGTGACACCAGCAGCGCAGGCGCAGCCTTCCCCCGGGTACTACCCGAGCTCCATGGTCAGGTCGATGGCCTACTCCGAGGGCTACAACAACCTGTGGGGCCCGCAGCACCAGACTCTCTCGCAGGACCAGAATGCGCTCACACTCTGGATGGACCGCACCTCAGGTCAGTGCTCTTCTCCATTGTCGAATAGATAGTTTTaaaaactttgactattaatatatatatatatatatatatatatataattattaagaTTTGAtgtatgaaaataataatagtaaatttattataaaaaatactttaatgAATCAATATCCTAAATGACGagtaaaaaagaacaaatataGTGCTAGCTGGGAGGAGCAGCCTCTCGTCTCATCTCCTACCTACTGCGCCGCTGTGAAGCTTCAGTACTTCACTGCAGTGAAGAGTGAATCTACTTTGTTCCAACTGAGGCCTGACTCTGAAGCATATATTCCAGGCAGCGGGTTCAAGTCGAAGCGTTCGTACCGGAACGGCTACTTCGGCGCCTCCATCAAGGTCCAGCCCGGCTACACCGCCGGCGTCAACACCGCCTTCTACGTGAGTAACTAACTACCAGTCCCCATGCAATGTCTGGATTTTCATTGTGTACGTACCCACCGATCTAGTCCGAGACTGACTGAGGGTACGGTGCGTGTGTGCATGCATAATATATGCCGCAGCTGTCCAACAATGAGCTCTACCCGGGGAACCACGACGAGATCGACATGGAGCTGCTGGGCACGGTCCCCGGCGAGCCCTACACGCTGCAGACGAACGTCTACGTGCGCGGCACCGGCGACGGCTCCCACCTCGTCGGGAGGGAAATGCGATTCCACCTCTGGTTCGACCCGGCCGCGGACTTCCACCACTACGCCATCCTCTGGAACCCCGACGAGATCGTCTTCCTCGTCGACGACGTGCCCGTGCGCCGGTACGAGCGGAAGGCCACGACATTCCCCGAGCGGGAGATGTGGGCGTACGGCTCCATATGGGACGCCTCCGACTGGGCCACCGACGGCGGACGGTACAGGGCCGACTACCGCTACCAGCCCTTCGTGGCTCGGTTCCAGGGGTTCAGGATCGCTGGGTGCGAGACCGGCGCGCCCGCGAGCTGCCGCCCCGTGCCGGCCTCTCCGACGGGGGCGGGGCTGAGCGCGCAGCAGAGCGGCGCCATGCGGTGGGCGCAGCAGAGCTCCATGGTCTACTACTACTGCCAGGATTACACCAAGGATCACGCGTTATACCCCGAGTGTTAAGCTCGATCGTAAATCGATCAAGATTACTGTTCTGCGACTCCATTTATGATTGAAGCTCAGCAATGGAGGTGTGTGTTAAGCGCCGCCCATCCCTTCTAAATGTGTTAAGTAGTGGTTGAGGCGTGTAATTACTTGTGTGTGTGATACTACGGTATGCAATAAGGCCTGTGGTGTGTgtattttcttctctaaaagctagctagctacaaATAATTACGTTTTGGATGATATCcggttaaaattttaaactttaactattaataacttttaaaatacttgatttgaaaacataggaatCATATCTATAGATTTGGTTCGAAAATTACtttcataatttataaaattattgaatTTACTAAATACATTATAGTAAAAGATAGTGATCAAATATACGCATTAAAGATCATGTCATGtttaaaaagttaaatattttttactaGAGAAAGAACATGTTAGTTGCCACTAAGCAGAGCTACCAAACTGACAGGCTACCAAATTCTGAAGATATCTCCCCCCACCTCAACTTTCAGTATACCTTCAATCAAGGATCGGTTGCCGGTGGGAGCATATATCAGCATGAACCGCAAACCAAGGTAGTTGCAAACAAAGCAATTCATTTAAAACCTTGCAAGAACATCAATAAGCTGAAGATGAGAAGATTTGAAAGATTTACCTGCAACCCTGCACAGTATTGTGATAGATATAGTAATATTAGGTAGAATTTCTGTATGTACTTCACCTAATTTGCCTATTCAGTAATCTTATCCATATACAGATGTTCTGTAACAATGTTTTGAGTGTGATTATACATAACATGAATTGTTATATTGGCAAGGAAATCAAAGAAATAATGTTTTGAGTGACAATTCTGAGAAACCAATCTTTAAAGTCACAAATCTATGAAGCCTACTGTTTAGAgtggcaaaaattcaaatttctgctAGAGGTATACAAGGTTGGCACCTCGGCTTCTATGCAGAACCCGCCAAGCAAACTGTGGGCTACATATTTGTTACTCATATACTATGGCCCGTGAATATAGGGCCCAATGAAGCTCATGCTACATGTATGCTCTAGTTCCTATATCCAACCGAAGATGGGCCAGCTCATCATAAACTGAGGCAGTGCTTTAGTTGCCATTgacgaatttttttatttctatattttttattttcaaaatttataaatgTATGCACTCATTTTCAAAATTTGCACATACATACTCCCGTCGACCGCCCAAAGGGCGACAATTCTATGTGGCCCCACAACATGGATAGTGTTGGAACCTGTCACCCATTGAATGGGGGACAGGTAGTGGCCCATATTTATGAACTGCGTAGGTTGCATATTTTTTGAGTGTTGAATTACTTCGAGAAATTCAAGTTATATGAAAAGGAGAGTAGAAGCTGGTATTTTTTATTCGCAAAGGTAAACGTCTACGATTAATGCAAATTTTGTGGTACATGCATTTAATATTACAATGCTAGAGATAGAATATAGATTATATTGCGTGAAGCAAAGATATTTCCCCATCTCTCACATGCTGCTTCTTATTCCTCTTCTTCCTGGTGACGCATGAGAGCTCGACATCTCTGAAGTAGTTCCTCACGTCTCTGAAGTTTGGTCTCCTGCCTCCTTAAAGTGTTCTTCCCGAGGCAACGTTCCTGCTCTTGCCTTTGAAGCTTCTCACCCTACCGCTTGTGTTCCTGTTCTCACCGCTGATGTTTCGGTTGCTGCTCCCAACGTGCCTCCTACCTTTGGCGCACTTTCTCCATCGTGATCTCGTACTCCCATTTGGTTCTGGCCTCTCTGATCCATCCCCTGTTGAATGGCAACCTCATCATGTTGATCCATTGCTTGAAGCGACAAGACTGTGGTTGATAACGTGGTGTTAGGTCTGTAGTTCTTAATATAGAATTGAGAGGTTTGAAAGAGTATGAAAAATGAACACATCATGAAATCAGTATCAATTTCgggacacatgaagaacctcatACCAAAAGTCTCCATATGGAAGAACGTCGACATGCGGGCTCAGTTACCATATGAGCACAACGGACGCTCATATGCCAATATGGCACTCTGAGGAGGTGATTTCTTCAAAAATCCATGACGCCCTGGTAAGATGTAACATCATAATTTTTGACATTAGTAAactaatagtaaaaaaaataaattattagaCCAAAGTAATTAAATTAGAATCAGAAGTAATTGTGAGGACCCGCTAGGTAAATAGAAAACTAAGGACGGATGCTTGGAGTCCTCTATCGCGATGCTGACGAAAGACTGAAGCTAgaaaaatttgcataaatttgCTTTAGTCCTATCATACAATTTGCGTGTTTGATTTCTTTTTCATGGGTAAATCCGCACATGTTCATTCATACAAATGTTGCTGCTACTTCATTCTATTTTGACCATAAATTTGCTTTAGTCCTATCATACATATGCAATCGGCAAATGATTATCTTGCTCAAATCTGGGTTCTGCTCAAGTTTTGAAGCCTACTTTCTCCGACTGAAAATCAATAATGCACTTGTTACATCAGACCTAGTTTTCGTCTCCAAAGTGTTGCTGCAGTGATATCTGTTTTCTTTTGTCTGGTAAGGCTGCTGGGGAATGAAGTTTTTCTTTGAGTACTTCAGTACTGCTAGTGTAGAATCTCACCTAAATCAAAATGAAAAGGGCACAAATACAGCAAAAGCATCCAATTATCGCCTTTGTTCGGACTTCagattagttttttttctcCTAGGTGCTCATTTTTGGAGGTGTCTTAAAGTTTGAACTGTTGTAACGCTGTATAAACTgtagagtgcttgagagagtgGTTACAAGCGGCCTAAGGATAGAAGAGTAACAACCCAGGTGTTTCTTTCATCATTCAGATACTTGTTTGTGCTAAATTCAGGAAATTAAATTCGCCATCACATGAATTTTCCCCTCTGAATAAGTTGATATTTGCTAACGGAAAATTGCACTGTGCTTGATCATGTTCCACTGTGCTTTtaatggagttttttttttgtcattgttTAATACAAAACATTCTTTTACCAGTTTCTACCCACGCAAATACTCAGGCGTTGAAATAATGCATTAATTTCAGATTCCTGGTACTCCTGTTATGTTTGATACTTCATGCCCTCGTCATCATGCAAAAACTGAACACCCTTCCATTTACAAAAGAAAGTCAGCTGGTAGTTGGAACAGTCCAGCAACTCTACATGTACAACCATATCAGCAGAGATATTCATACATATGATCATCCTATAATACAATATTTGTTCATCCTATCGCAGGAAGAGCAGGCTCTTCACACTTCTCACaagaataaataaaatgaataaaCTATTTCCATGTACAGAGATTGCCAACTTGTCCCCCCAAATTACGATACCCAGTTAGACACCAACCGGCCAATGTAGGTTGAGCAGCACTACTAGCAAAACACTCATTGACCCACTAAAGGTTGGGATCGAAGGTGAGAAATTGATATTATGAAGGCAAGCAAAATCCATGTTAGCAGTGGAGCCCAGG
The nucleotide sequence above comes from Phragmites australis chromosome 4, lpPhrAust1.1, whole genome shotgun sequence. Encoded proteins:
- the LOC133914541 gene encoding probable xyloglucan endotransglucosylase/hydrolase protein 32, producing MMPSPRDVHLLSLLVLAMAMVVTPAAQAQPSPGYYPSSMVRSMAYSEGYNNLWGPQHQTLSQDQNALTLWMDRTSGSGFKSKRSYRNGYFGASIKVQPGYTAGVNTAFYLSNNELYPGNHDEIDMELLGTVPGEPYTLQTNVYVRGTGDGSHLVGREMRFHLWFDPAADFHHYAILWNPDEIVFLVDDVPVRRYERKATTFPEREMWAYGSIWDASDWATDGGRYRADYRYQPFVARFQGFRIAGCETGAPASCRPVPASPTGAGLSAQQSGAMRWAQQSSMVYYYCQDYTKDHALYPEC